A region from the Melioribacter roseus P3M-2 genome encodes:
- the xseA gene encoding exodeoxyribonuclease VII large subunit, whose translation MQDGELNLDNILTVSEITGQIKSLLEENFAEISVVGEISNFKAHVSGHWYFTLKDANAQISCTMWRGVNSFVFFSPEDGMKVIVKGRLTVYPPRGNYQIDVRSMKPAGVGELQAAFEKLKQKLAAEGLFDEEYKKPIPQFPEKIGIVTAIDGAAFKDMQSVAKRRYPAVELVIAPCRVQGPGSAEEIVESIKLLNQRDDIDVIIVGRGGGSLEDLWAFNEEIVARAIFESRIPVISAVGHEIDFTISDFVADLRAPTPSAAMELATPDINEIFAFIDDFSYNFTDKIFSLVSDYKETVESFLSSYGFKLPIDNIRTKEQYLDNLFYRFQNNFDNIFQNSKNRLELLKVKLEKFDTNRILERGFTLVKQNDRVITRLKNLDKKEKFNLIFYDGETIING comes from the coding sequence ATGCAGGACGGCGAATTGAATTTAGATAATATATTGACTGTCAGCGAAATTACCGGTCAGATAAAAAGTCTTCTCGAAGAAAATTTCGCAGAAATTTCCGTAGTCGGTGAAATATCAAATTTCAAGGCTCACGTATCGGGACATTGGTATTTTACGCTTAAAGACGCAAATGCGCAGATAAGTTGCACCATGTGGCGGGGCGTCAACAGTTTCGTCTTTTTTTCTCCGGAAGACGGTATGAAAGTTATAGTAAAAGGACGATTGACGGTATATCCTCCGCGCGGAAATTATCAAATAGACGTTCGTTCAATGAAGCCTGCCGGCGTAGGGGAACTTCAAGCTGCTTTCGAAAAATTGAAACAAAAGCTCGCTGCGGAAGGACTTTTCGATGAGGAATACAAAAAGCCGATTCCGCAATTCCCGGAAAAGATAGGAATAGTAACGGCAATCGACGGAGCGGCATTCAAGGACATGCAAAGCGTCGCCAAACGGCGTTATCCGGCGGTTGAACTTGTAATCGCTCCATGCAGAGTGCAGGGACCCGGCTCTGCCGAAGAAATTGTCGAAAGCATTAAACTTCTTAATCAACGAGACGATATCGACGTTATTATTGTGGGACGGGGAGGCGGTTCGCTCGAAGATTTATGGGCTTTCAACGAAGAAATTGTAGCCCGGGCTATTTTCGAATCCCGTATACCGGTCATTAGCGCCGTGGGGCACGAAATCGACTTTACAATTTCCGATTTTGTCGCAGACCTCCGGGCTCCTACTCCTTCGGCTGCAATGGAACTGGCTACGCCGGATATTAACGAAATCTTTGCCTTTATTGACGATTTTTCCTATAATTTTACGGATAAAATATTCTCACTTGTTTCTGATTATAAAGAAACCGTGGAATCGTTTTTATCGTCGTACGGATTTAAACTCCCGATCGATAATATCAGAACAAAGGAACAATACCTCGATAATTTATTCTACAGATTTCAGAACAATTTCGATAACATATTTCAAAACTCGAAAAATCGTCTGGAACTGTTAAAAGTAAAATTGGAAAAATTCGATACGAATCGTATACTCGAAAGGGGATTTACGCTCGTCAAACAAAACGACCGCGTTATAACGCGATTGAAAAATTTAGACAAAAAAGAAAAATTCAATTTAATTTTTTATGACGGAGAGACAATAATAAATGGGTAA
- a CDS encoding Gfo/Idh/MocA family protein: protein MDKTRIAIIGLGSIAQLVHLPVITKLSNVELKAVCEVNKNRLRTIGDKIPASKRYTDYREMISQEELDAVVITTPTDTHKQIAVDCLNAGLDLLIEKPVALNYKEAQEIDRAAQKNKKLAMVGMNLRFRPDSMLMKSIINSGELGDIFYIKCGWLRKKSSAQKWFMDKKKSGGGVVIDLGILLLDLAVWMFGEDKIESSAVHKFNTKYEDVEDSAVGIVRLDPNKAINFEVSWELYSDTDSFNFIIHGTKGAAQLNPLKVFRKIESTYFDYSLSKSSVSNLYRKSYENEIKHFIASLRGEVPPVSTSEEAVVRMKLLDTIYKSADLKKEIKF from the coding sequence ATGGATAAAACAAGAATAGCTATAATCGGATTGGGTTCGATTGCCCAACTTGTTCACCTGCCAGTTATCACAAAATTGAGTAATGTTGAACTCAAAGCAGTTTGCGAGGTCAATAAAAACCGTTTAAGGACAATCGGAGATAAAATTCCCGCGTCTAAACGCTATACCGATTACCGTGAGATGATATCCCAGGAAGAGCTCGATGCGGTTGTCATTACCACTCCGACCGATACTCATAAACAGATAGCTGTGGATTGTTTGAACGCGGGATTAGACCTGCTGATTGAAAAACCGGTTGCTCTCAATTACAAAGAAGCTCAGGAAATCGACAGAGCCGCTCAAAAAAACAAAAAACTCGCTATGGTTGGAATGAATTTGCGTTTCAGACCCGATTCGATGCTGATGAAAAGTATTATTAACAGCGGCGAACTTGGCGATATATTTTATATAAAATGCGGTTGGCTCAGAAAGAAGAGCAGCGCTCAAAAGTGGTTCATGGACAAAAAGAAATCGGGCGGAGGCGTTGTTATCGACCTCGGAATATTATTGCTTGATCTGGCTGTCTGGATGTTCGGAGAGGATAAAATCGAAAGCTCCGCTGTTCATAAATTCAACACAAAATATGAGGATGTGGAAGACTCGGCTGTTGGGATTGTGAGACTCGATCCTAATAAAGCGATTAACTTTGAAGTAAGCTGGGAGCTCTATTCGGATACCGACAGTTTTAATTTTATAATACACGGCACAAAAGGAGCCGCTCAATTAAACCCGTTGAAAGTATTCAGGAAAATAGAATCGACTTATTTCGATTACAGTCTTTCCAAATCGAGCGTTTCGAATTTATACCGTAAGTCGTATGAAAACGAGATTAAGCATTTTATTGCTTCGTTGAGAGGCGAAGTGCCGCCCGTATCGACTTCCGAAGAAGCTGTCGTAAGAATGAAATTGCTCGATACAATCTATAAATCGGCCGATCTGAAAAAGGAAATAAAATTTTAA
- the xseB gene encoding exodeoxyribonuclease VII small subunit has protein sequence MLARLEEISGKLEDGSLQLDESIRLYEEGMELAKACYHVLKTAELKITEIKKKFEEEINKDS, from the coding sequence ATGTTGGCGCGTCTGGAGGAAATTTCCGGTAAACTCGAAGACGGTAGCCTTCAACTCGACGAATCGATCCGGCTCTATGAAGAGGGAATGGAACTTGCAAAAGCATGCTACCACGTTCTGAAAACCGCGGAACTGAAAATAACGGAGATAAAAAAGAAATTCGAAGAAGAAATTAACAAGGACTCATAA
- a CDS encoding RidA family protein → MIEEKIKELTGYELPAAAKPLAAYVPARIAGNMIFTAGQLPTIDGKLIAEGKVDAEVTVEKAAECARIAALNCLSVIKAEIGSLEKIKKIVKLTVFVNSSDNFTGQPKVANGASDFLINLFGDKGKHARSAVGVNELPINAPVEIEMIAEISE, encoded by the coding sequence ATGATAGAAGAAAAAATTAAAGAACTTACAGGATACGAATTGCCTGCCGCCGCAAAACCTCTTGCGGCTTATGTGCCGGCTCGGATAGCGGGCAACATGATTTTTACGGCGGGACAGCTTCCGACGATCGACGGAAAATTAATAGCGGAAGGTAAAGTAGACGCGGAGGTAACTGTTGAAAAGGCTGCCGAGTGCGCTCGAATTGCAGCGTTGAATTGTCTTAGCGTAATTAAAGCCGAAATCGGAAGTTTGGAGAAAATCAAAAAGATAGTCAAACTTACGGTGTTTGTTAATTCCTCCGATAATTTTACCGGGCAACCGAAAGTGGCAAACGGAGCGTCGGATTTTTTAATTAATTTGTTCGGCGATAAAGGCAAACATGCTCGCAGCGCAGTCGGCGTCAACGAATTGCCGATCAATGCGCCGGTGGAAATCGAAATGATAGCGGAAATTTCCGAATAA
- a CDS encoding CARDB domain-containing protein — MNLKSIDIAFDFEPFLVLTALILSILFAFYTYKYTLPPTGKLIRYFLASVRSLIFTLLILLLIDPAIKVTYQKINKPAIKVFVDNSNSMTMPDSALNVKKVREIVEKIQDRFGASARLFTFGEKTKPLSADSLDDIDFSEYSTDFTPITSNLDIDSTAALVIISDGIITAGNDNIKSEAVPIFTVGIGDSVSHPDIYIENIYNNNIIYAGNETEAEVTVRNNNTAGIHKTIEFYLDNVLLTRKQIELDNSGINRVKFAFTPANPGKHKITVNVPPEEDEFNKNNNTKTEFIDVLKNKTRIFLIAGKPSPDFTILNLVLKGNENFDIKKIVYVSPQKVYGSENLSKIDSSELFILVDFPLKSTPEKSVRLIYETIMRKNIPFLQFVTTKTDLSIINKYSDIIPLSAEKINPEKLEINALNNNSFFFHDNELQSLPPLITNGNIYRFSPDTETHLSYSLNNNSRPLFITRSTAGVRSAVFLAEGIWRWHLTTAERSNIVLPGFFNKLVKWLTANNSKKHFRVMPQKDLFSSVEEVEFIAELYDPTFIPVNNANIKMEIKSGELKTELQFLPIQNGIYSTKISGLHAGDYSFSALAAYGNIILSDSGRFSVVNANPEKISTRMNTELLKRIAYNSGGKYYSAENISELSDKLGKLIESRKSEELLTETFDLKSHYVIALLLIFLFTIEWFLRKRIGML, encoded by the coding sequence ATGAATTTAAAAAGCATCGACATCGCATTCGACTTCGAGCCCTTCCTTGTTCTGACTGCGCTAATACTGTCGATACTTTTTGCATTTTATACGTACAAATACACGCTACCTCCGACGGGTAAACTTATAAGATATTTTCTGGCTTCTGTGAGAAGTCTGATTTTTACATTACTCATTCTTCTCTTAATTGACCCGGCAATAAAAGTTACGTATCAAAAAATAAATAAACCGGCAATTAAAGTATTCGTCGATAATTCCAACTCGATGACGATGCCAGACAGCGCTCTTAACGTAAAAAAAGTCCGTGAGATAGTAGAAAAAATACAGGATCGATTCGGCGCCTCGGCGCGGCTTTTTACATTTGGAGAAAAAACAAAACCGTTGAGCGCCGATTCACTCGATGATATAGACTTTTCGGAATATTCAACCGATTTCACCCCGATAACTTCAAACCTCGATATCGATTCGACAGCGGCTTTAGTTATTATAAGCGACGGAATAATTACCGCAGGCAATGACAATATAAAATCCGAAGCGGTTCCCATTTTTACCGTCGGCATAGGCGACTCCGTATCGCATCCGGATATTTATATCGAAAACATTTATAACAACAATATTATTTATGCCGGCAACGAAACCGAAGCCGAAGTAACGGTCAGAAATAATAATACCGCCGGCATACATAAAACAATCGAGTTTTATCTCGACAATGTTTTACTGACCCGTAAACAAATCGAATTGGATAATTCCGGAATCAACAGAGTTAAATTCGCTTTCACGCCCGCCAATCCGGGCAAACATAAAATTACGGTAAACGTACCGCCGGAAGAAGACGAGTTCAATAAAAACAACAATACGAAAACCGAGTTCATTGACGTTCTTAAGAATAAGACGAGGATTTTTTTAATTGCCGGCAAACCCTCGCCCGATTTTACTATATTAAATCTTGTTCTGAAGGGCAACGAAAATTTCGATATTAAAAAAATTGTTTATGTCTCCCCGCAAAAAGTTTACGGTTCGGAGAATCTTTCCAAAATCGACAGCAGCGAACTTTTCATTTTAGTTGACTTTCCGCTGAAATCTACGCCTGAAAAATCCGTAAGACTGATATACGAAACGATAATGAGAAAGAATATACCCTTTTTGCAATTCGTTACTACGAAAACCGACCTTTCGATAATTAACAAGTATTCGGATATAATTCCGTTAAGCGCGGAGAAAATAAATCCCGAGAAACTTGAGATAAACGCATTAAACAACAATTCGTTTTTCTTCCACGACAACGAGCTACAATCTTTACCGCCGTTGATTACAAACGGAAACATCTATCGGTTTTCGCCCGATACGGAAACGCACCTGTCGTATTCGCTCAACAACAATTCTCGCCCGTTATTTATTACCCGTTCAACAGCGGGCGTCAGATCCGCTGTCTTTCTTGCAGAAGGAATATGGAGATGGCATCTCACGACAGCGGAACGTTCCAATATTGTATTGCCCGGATTTTTTAATAAACTTGTCAAATGGTTGACGGCGAACAATTCGAAAAAGCATTTCAGAGTAATGCCGCAAAAAGATTTGTTCTCCTCGGTCGAAGAGGTTGAATTCATTGCAGAATTATACGATCCGACATTTATCCCTGTTAATAACGCAAATATTAAAATGGAAATAAAATCGGGCGAATTGAAAACGGAGCTTCAATTTCTTCCAATTCAAAACGGTATTTACTCTACAAAGATTTCTGGGCTTCATGCCGGAGATTACAGTTTTTCGGCTCTTGCGGCGTATGGCAATATTATTTTATCCGACTCAGGACGTTTTTCCGTAGTAAATGCCAATCCGGAAAAGATATCGACCCGGATGAACACAGAGTTGCTCAAAAGAATCGCTTACAATTCCGGAGGAAAATATTATTCCGCCGAGAATATTTCGGAATTGTCGGACAAACTCGGGAAATTAATTGAAAGCCGTAAAAGCGAAGAACTTCTCACGGAGACGTTTGACTTAAAATCGCACTACGTAATCGCTTTATTGCTGATATTTTTGTTTACGATCGAATGGTTTTTACGAAAAAGAATCGGTATGTTATAG
- the argS gene encoding arginine--tRNA ligase — translation MLEKTEIAGAGFINFFFTKNYVSNLAKTIIDAGETYGRSDKHKGKRAQVEFVSANPTGPLTVGHGRNAVTGDTVANLLSAVGYEVDREYYFNNAGRQMRVLGDSVRLRYLELLGEKIDFPEEYYQGEYIKDIARKLFDEYGDKLKEESADGIFKERAEKEIFVEINQTLKRLDIVFDNYFNEHSLYEEGRIKNLLELFKQKNLSYEKDGAVWLKFSELGNEQDKVIVKSSGEPTYRLPDIAYHITKFERGYDLIVDLFGSDHNATYPDVMAALKALGYDTDKVKVLIHQFVTIMQGGEIVKMSTRKANYITLDELIDEVGADVVRYFFNMRSITSHLNFDIDLAKKQSDENPVFYLQYAHARISSILRMTKEEGLEMSTENLHLLETDEEQRLLKKLYQYPDEVTLSAENYEPHRICVYLEELAALFHKFYTVCRVIGSPKDLAEARIALIVATKTVLKNGLSLLGVSAPDRM, via the coding sequence ATACTTGAAAAGACTGAAATTGCGGGAGCCGGTTTTATCAATTTCTTCTTTACAAAGAATTATGTAAGTAACCTTGCAAAAACTATCATCGACGCCGGAGAGACCTACGGCAGGTCGGATAAACATAAAGGCAAAAGGGCGCAAGTCGAATTCGTATCGGCAAATCCGACGGGACCTTTGACCGTTGGGCACGGACGGAATGCGGTTACTGGCGATACGGTTGCAAATCTGTTGAGCGCAGTCGGTTATGAAGTCGACAGGGAGTATTATTTCAACAACGCCGGCAGACAAATGCGCGTGCTCGGCGATTCGGTGCGTCTGCGGTATCTGGAGTTGCTCGGTGAGAAAATTGATTTCCCGGAAGAATATTATCAGGGGGAGTACATTAAAGATATCGCCCGGAAACTATTTGACGAGTACGGCGACAAGCTGAAAGAGGAAAGCGCCGACGGTATTTTCAAAGAAAGAGCCGAAAAAGAAATTTTTGTGGAAATTAATCAAACCCTTAAACGCCTCGATATCGTCTTTGACAATTACTTCAACGAGCACAGTCTTTATGAAGAAGGCAGAATTAAGAATTTGTTGGAGCTATTCAAACAAAAAAATCTCTCGTACGAAAAAGACGGCGCAGTCTGGCTCAAATTTTCAGAACTGGGCAACGAGCAGGACAAAGTGATAGTCAAATCGTCAGGCGAACCTACATACAGACTTCCGGACATTGCGTATCATATAACGAAATTCGAACGCGGTTACGATTTGATTGTGGATTTGTTCGGCTCCGACCACAATGCCACATATCCGGACGTAATGGCGGCGCTTAAAGCTTTGGGATACGATACGGACAAAGTGAAAGTTTTGATTCATCAGTTCGTTACGATTATGCAGGGCGGCGAAATTGTTAAAATGTCCACGCGTAAAGCTAATTATATAACTCTCGATGAATTGATTGACGAAGTCGGCGCGGATGTAGTAAGATACTTTTTTAACATGAGAAGTATAACGAGCCACTTGAATTTCGATATTGACCTTGCCAAAAAGCAATCGGACGAAAATCCCGTTTTTTATCTCCAGTATGCCCACGCCCGTATTTCTTCAATTCTGAGGATGACTAAAGAAGAAGGGCTCGAAATGTCGACGGAAAATCTGCATCTGCTAGAAACCGACGAAGAACAACGCCTGCTCAAAAAATTGTATCAGTATCCGGACGAAGTGACGCTGAGCGCGGAAAATTATGAGCCGCACAGAATCTGCGTTTATCTGGAAGAACTTGCGGCGCTCTTTCATAAATTCTATACTGTATGCAGGGTTATCGGAAGTCCGAAAGATTTAGCCGAAGCGCGAATTGCTTTGATAGTGGCGACAAAAACAGTTCTCAAAAACGGATTGTCCTTGCTCGGCGTATCGGCGCCCGACAGAATGTAA
- the dxs gene encoding 1-deoxy-D-xylulose-5-phosphate synthase, with translation MPNKNDYKLLFDINSPDDIKKLEGQDLKQLCSEIRQYMVDVISQIGGHFGGGLGTVELTVALHKVFNTPYDQIVWDTGHQAYPHKIVTGRRDALKTIRQFKGISGFLKRSESPYDSFGAGHASTSISAALGMAVASDILKENRKVVAVIGDGAMTGGMAYEAMNNSGLLKKNLIVVLNDNQMSIAPNVWQISKYFNEMISHPEYNRFKGAIWDLTGKLDYFGDRLRKVAARIEQGIKAILTPGMLFEALGFRYFGPINGHNITQLVRLFEHVKDLNGPILVHVLTEKGKGYKPAENHSQRLHAATPFDKLTGVSLKKGTSLPSYTSVFGNALVEIAKSNDKVVGITAAMPDGTGLDKLQAEIPERYYDVGIAEEHAVTFAAGLATRGIIPVVAIYSTFLQRAFDQIIHDVALQDLHVVFALDRAGLVGADGPTHHGTFDLSYLRMIPNIVIMAPKDEAELRNMLYTAVNYKKGPIALRYPRGNALGVELKEGFEEIEIGKSERIKSGNDLALLAVGSMVDYASKAANILARQGIEAEIVNMRFIKPLDEEMLLEVAAKFDKIVTLEENSLVGGFGSGVIEFYNDRHVKVDVLRVGLPDEFVEHGSQKELHQMLGIDPEGIAQKVAAFLKNKNYKNGVVA, from the coding sequence ATGCCAAATAAGAACGACTACAAACTGCTATTCGATATTAATTCCCCTGACGACATAAAAAAGTTGGAAGGGCAGGATCTTAAACAGCTTTGTTCGGAAATCCGTCAATATATGGTTGACGTAATTTCACAAATCGGAGGCCATTTCGGGGGCGGGCTCGGCACGGTTGAACTAACCGTCGCTCTGCATAAAGTCTTTAATACGCCTTATGATCAAATTGTTTGGGATACGGGACATCAAGCATACCCTCATAAAATTGTTACGGGCAGAAGGGACGCTTTGAAGACCATACGACAATTCAAAGGTATCAGCGGATTTTTGAAAAGAAGCGAAAGTCCGTATGATTCGTTCGGAGCCGGACATGCTTCTACGTCGATTTCCGCCGCGCTCGGTATGGCTGTTGCCAGCGATATTCTGAAAGAAAATCGAAAAGTAGTTGCAGTCATAGGCGACGGCGCAATGACGGGCGGTATGGCATACGAAGCGATGAATAATTCCGGACTGTTGAAAAAAAATCTGATCGTCGTCCTAAACGACAATCAAATGTCGATTGCGCCCAATGTATGGCAAATCTCGAAGTATTTCAACGAAATGATTTCTCATCCTGAATATAACAGGTTCAAGGGCGCTATATGGGACTTAACCGGCAAGCTCGATTATTTCGGAGACAGACTCAGAAAAGTTGCAGCTCGTATCGAACAGGGCATTAAAGCCATTCTTACTCCTGGAATGCTGTTCGAAGCCCTCGGTTTCAGGTATTTCGGACCCATTAACGGTCATAATATTACTCAACTGGTTAGGCTGTTCGAGCACGTTAAAGACTTAAACGGACCGATACTTGTGCATGTGTTGACAGAGAAAGGGAAAGGTTACAAACCGGCGGAAAATCATTCGCAGCGATTACATGCGGCAACGCCGTTCGACAAATTAACCGGTGTGTCGTTGAAAAAAGGAACATCCCTGCCTTCGTATACTTCCGTATTCGGAAACGCGCTTGTCGAAATTGCCAAAAGCAACGATAAAGTTGTCGGCATTACGGCGGCAATGCCCGACGGCACCGGACTCGATAAACTCCAGGCGGAAATACCCGAAAGGTATTACGACGTCGGTATTGCAGAGGAACATGCCGTTACGTTTGCGGCGGGATTGGCAACGCGGGGAATTATTCCTGTAGTGGCAATTTATTCTACTTTTTTGCAAAGGGCATTCGATCAGATAATTCACGACGTTGCATTACAAGATCTGCACGTTGTTTTTGCGCTCGACAGAGCGGGTTTGGTCGGCGCCGACGGTCCGACTCACCACGGAACGTTCGATTTATCTTATTTGAGAATGATTCCTAATATTGTAATAATGGCGCCGAAAGACGAAGCCGAATTGAGAAATATGCTCTATACGGCGGTTAATTATAAAAAGGGTCCCATAGCGCTCAGATATCCCAGAGGAAATGCGCTAGGCGTGGAACTCAAAGAAGGCTTCGAGGAAATTGAAATCGGCAAATCCGAAAGAATCAAGTCCGGTAATGATTTGGCGCTCCTTGCCGTCGGATCGATGGTGGACTACGCCTCGAAGGCGGCAAATATACTTGCGCGGCAAGGCATCGAGGCTGAAATAGTAAATATGCGTTTTATTAAACCGCTCGACGAAGAAATGCTTCTTGAAGTTGCGGCAAAGTTCGATAAAATAGTTACGCTCGAGGAAAACAGCCTGGTAGGCGGATTCGGCTCGGGAGTTATCGAATTTTATAACGACCGTCATGTTAAAGTAGACGTTTTGAGGGTAGGTCTTCCCGATGAATTCGTTGAACACGGCTCTCAAAAAGAACTTCATCAAATGCTCGGAATCGATCCGGAAGGCATAGCGCAAAAGGTCGCGGCTTTTCTGAAAAATAAAAATTACAAAAACGGTGTAGTCGCCTGA
- a CDS encoding LytR C-terminal domain-containing protein, whose translation MPDKKENTVSSVKNLFLNIANFLLIAVIILMIYSIYVKIHNGGNGYNSNAVLGEPSEIIQVEVLNGCGISGVGERFTDYLRNNGFDVVNVDNYIRFDIDETIVIDRIGNKANALKVADALGVKKGNIIQQLNEDYFLDVSIIIGRDYYSLKPTETKR comes from the coding sequence TTGCCGGATAAAAAAGAAAATACGGTATCTTCGGTAAAGAATTTGTTTTTGAATATAGCAAACTTTCTATTGATTGCCGTAATCATATTGATGATTTATTCGATTTACGTGAAGATTCATAATGGCGGGAACGGATATAATTCGAACGCGGTTTTAGGCGAGCCTTCCGAAATAATTCAGGTGGAAGTGCTCAACGGATGCGGCATATCGGGAGTAGGCGAAAGGTTTACCGATTATCTCAGGAATAACGGTTTCGACGTTGTCAACGTGGATAATTATATTCGTTTCGACATTGACGAGACAATAGTTATCGACCGGATCGGAAATAAAGCCAATGCTTTGAAAGTAGCCGACGCCCTAGGAGTTAAAAAGGGAAATATTATACAGCAGCTCAACGAAGATTATTTTCTCGATGTGTCGATAATTATCGGGCGCGATTATTACTCATTAAAACCAACAGAAACAAAGAGGTAA
- the rsfS gene encoding ribosome silencing factor: MNSLTFSKKIASIIESKKGYDIKILDLRKLSGIADFFVICSAEADKQVKAIADEIDKKLSEQGIKCLHREGYETLRWVILDYFDVIVHVFKYDVRDYYGLEKLWGDAPAIIPESKASATKVKEKKN; the protein is encoded by the coding sequence GTGAATTCACTTACATTTTCGAAAAAGATTGCTTCCATTATAGAATCGAAAAAAGGTTACGACATTAAAATTCTCGACCTGAGAAAATTATCGGGAATAGCCGATTTCTTCGTTATCTGCTCTGCCGAAGCCGATAAGCAGGTTAAAGCCATAGCCGATGAAATCGACAAAAAACTTTCCGAACAGGGCATTAAATGTTTGCACAGGGAAGGATACGAAACCTTGAGGTGGGTTATACTCGACTATTTTGACGTAATAGTTCACGTTTTCAAATACGACGTGCGCGATTATTACGGGCTCGAAAAATTGTGGGGAGACGCTCCTGCGATTATCCCGGAATCGAAAGCATCCGCTACAAAAGTTAAGGAGAAGAAAAATTGA
- the surE gene encoding 5'/3'-nucleotidase SurE, with translation MKILVSNDDGIDSAGIAALAEELKKIGDVTVVAPRTEQSAVGHAITMKIPLRVTEYYKNGDFFGYAVEGTPADCIKMGIRNIMKTKPDIVISGINHGSNTAINIIYSGTVSAAREAAIMDVPAIAISVTSHEATDFSYAAKIASLLAQTVVKNGLPAGTLLNVNVPDLPEKEIKGMKLTRQGKSKWDDIYEERIDPYGKKYFWLTGKLIEADTDLETDQFAIRNNYVAVTPIHFDLTDYDTFEDMKNWNIENLSTDN, from the coding sequence ATGAAAATACTGGTATCGAACGACGACGGCATCGACTCGGCGGGAATTGCCGCTCTGGCTGAAGAGTTAAAAAAAATCGGCGATGTAACGGTAGTAGCCCCGAGAACCGAACAGAGCGCTGTAGGACATGCAATTACGATGAAAATTCCTCTACGCGTAACCGAATATTATAAGAACGGCGATTTTTTCGGCTATGCCGTCGAAGGCACGCCTGCAGACTGTATCAAAATGGGTATCCGGAATATAATGAAGACCAAGCCGGATATTGTTATATCCGGTATCAATCACGGATCGAATACGGCAATCAACATAATATACTCGGGAACTGTTTCAGCGGCAAGAGAAGCGGCAATAATGGATGTGCCTGCGATTGCAATTTCTGTAACAAGTCACGAAGCGACCGATTTTTCTTATGCCGCCAAAATCGCTTCATTGTTAGCTCAAACAGTAGTAAAAAACGGATTGCCCGCCGGAACGCTCTTGAATGTAAACGTGCCTGACTTGCCTGAAAAAGAAATAAAAGGTATGAAACTTACCCGGCAAGGGAAATCCAAATGGGACGATATATACGAGGAAAGAATCGACCCCTACGGCAAAAAATATTTCTGGCTTACGGGAAAATTAATAGAAGCCGACACAGATCTGGAAACAGACCAATTTGCAATTCGGAATAACTATGTTGCTGTTACTCCGATTCATTTTGATCTGACCGATTACGACACATTCGAAGACATGAAAAACTGGAATATCGAAAACCTATCGACCGACAACTGA
- a CDS encoding ComF family protein: MELINYIDFLLPRFCLHCNIKLNADEKYLCKRCSDSLRRIEKPQLNLSRIRSLSDCRTLFLFEKEMPVQSLIHNLKYNGNFRIGIYLGKLLGKEYKNVFLNEWNIEVIVPVPLYHTKKAERGYNQSYFIAKGINKITDIKITGAIKRNRYTQSQTDLTLTERILNVQGAFEKKRYKKLDGKKILLVDDVITTGSTVNECATVLLEAGAAKIFAASVAIAV, translated from the coding sequence TTGGAACTTATAAATTATATCGATTTTCTGCTCCCCCGATTTTGTTTACACTGCAATATTAAACTAAACGCCGACGAAAAGTATCTTTGTAAAAGATGCTCGGATTCTTTACGCAGAATTGAAAAACCTCAGTTAAATTTAAGCAGAATCAGGTCGTTAAGCGATTGCAGAACTCTTTTTCTTTTTGAAAAAGAAATGCCCGTTCAATCCTTGATTCATAATTTGAAATACAACGGAAATTTCAGAATCGGAATTTATCTCGGTAAGCTATTAGGGAAAGAATACAAAAATGTATTTCTCAATGAATGGAATATCGAGGTCATCGTACCGGTGCCGCTCTATCATACAAAAAAAGCCGAGCGCGGATATAACCAATCATACTTTATAGCGAAAGGAATAAACAAAATAACGGATATAAAAATAACCGGAGCAATAAAGCGAAATAGATATACGCAATCGCAAACAGATTTAACGCTTACCGAACGGATACTGAATGTACAAGGCGCATTTGAAAAAAAACGTTATAAGAAACTCGACGGTAAAAAAATACTACTCGTTGACGACGTAATTACAACAGGTTCAACGGTCAACGAGTGCGCTACAGTTCTACTCGAAGCGGGAGCCGCTAAAATATTTGCCGCTTCGGTTGCAATTGCCGTATAA